CGCTCGCTACGGCGGCGACGAGTTCGTCGCGGTGCTGCCGGAGACGGATCCCACCGGGGCCTTCATCGTCGCCGAGAAGATCCGACGGAACGTCGCGGCGCGCTCGGTCGCCGGACCCGGGCTGGAGATACGGACGTCGCTCTCCATCGGGGTCGTCCTCTTTCCGGACGACGGCCGGACCGTGGATGAGTTGATGATCGCGGCCGATCAGGCGATGTACCGCTCGAAACGCCAGGGCAGGAACCGGGTGCTCGGGTCGGATCGGGTGACCGCGGCCACCGGCGTCGGAGTCATGGCCGAGCCGGTCGGCGGGACGATCGGCGACCCGATGTAGCATCCACGGATGCACGGCTTCTCCACCCGCGCGATCCGCGCGGCGACCCGCGCCCCCCACGTCGAGCAGCAGCCCAACTCCGTCCCGATCTACCAGTCCGCCACGTTCAGCGCCGCGGACGCGGACGAGCTCGGCGAGGTCGCCTCCGGCCGCCGGCCGGGTTATGCGTACGCCCGGATCGCGAACCCCACGGACGCTGCCCTCGAGGCGGCGATCGCGGAGATCCACCAGGCCGAGGACGCGGAGGTCTTCGCGAGCGGGATGGCTGCCATCCACGCTGCGATCGTCTCGCTCGTCTCGGCCGGCGACCGGATCGTCTGCACCCGGGCGGTCTATGGCTCCACCCGCTCGTTGCTGCAGAACGTCGTCGGGCGATTCGGGGTGACGATCGACTTCGTCGACGCGACGGACCTCGCGGCGGTCGAGACGACGCTGCGGGCGGCGCCGACACGCATCCTCTACGTGGAGACGATCGCCAACCCGACGATCGTCGTCACGGACATCGAGGCGCTCGCCCGTCTCGCCCATCGCCACGGCGCCGCGCTCGTCGTCGACAACACGTTCGCCTCCGCGTACCTCTGCCGGCCGCTCGCCCTCGGCGCAGACCTCGTCGCCGAGTCGGCCACGAAGTTCATGAGCGGCCACTCGGATGTGCTCGGGGGTGTCGTCGTCGGCGACCGGGCCCGAATCCGGCAGGTCCGCGCGCTGCAGGTGGATACCGGGGCGACCCTCGCCCCGTTCGCGGCCTTCCTCATCCTCCGCGGGCTTGCGACACTGGCGGTCCGCATGGATCGCCACACCGCCTCGGCCACGACCCTCGCGGCCTGGCTCGAGGGGCGCCCGGGAGTCGAACGCGTGTATCACCCCTCCCTGGCGAGTCATCCCCAGGCGGACGTCTGCCGGCGCCAGCTCAGCGCCGCCGGCGGGATGCTCGCCTTCGAGCTCGCCGGCGGTCGGGTGGCCGGCCGGGCGTTCATCGACGCGCTGACCATCCCGGAGCGGACCGCGTCGCTCGGGAGCGTCCACACGATCGTGGCCCACCCACCCTCCACGACCCACCGTCAGCTCTCGGACGTCGAGCTCGCCGAGACGGGCATCGCGCCCGGCCTGCTTCGCTGTTCCGTGGGGCTGGAGGACGTCCCGGACCTGTGTGACGATTTCGCGGTCGCGCTCGAGGCTGCGGCAGCCGCGGCCCGGACCGCCGGCTTCGTCGCTGGCGAGGGACCGGCGGGGACCGGCGACCCGGCCGTCGGGCCGGTCGCGGCACTCCGACCCTAGCCCGGGAGATCCCCATCGCGACGACCGCGGTCGATCTCGTCAGGTCGGCCGGCCCGGCGGGCCTCAACGCTCCGGCCCGCTTCGGACGGACGCTGTGGCGGCTGTTCACGTCCGTCGACTTCGCCGTCCTCCAGATCATCGTCCTCGTCCTCATGGCGGTGGTCGGCTTCGTCATCCGCCAGCTCCCCGGGTTCGCCCTCCAGGCCGGACCGGGAAGCACGGACTACATCACCGAGATGGCGAAGCTCCACGCTCGCTATGACCCGATCTTCAGCCCCGCGGGCGTCGGCATCCTCGAGCGTGCCCAGGTGTTCCAGGTCTTCAACTCGGCCTGGTTCAGCGGGGCCCTCGCCCTCCTGCTCGTCTCGATCGTCATCTGCACCATGAACCGGATGCCGCGGCTGTGGCGCCAGTCCGTGGATGTCCGGGTCATCCAGCCGGACGGCTTCTTCGATCCATTCCTCCCGGATCGCGCCCGGATGACCGCCGTCACGCCGACCGCCGTGGAGTCCGTCCTTCGCCGACACCACTTCCGTGTCCGGGCGGCGACCGCGGCCGACGGCGTCCGCTACCTCTACGGCGATCGCCACCAGTACACGAAGCTCGCCACGCTCTTCACGCACATGGGCCTCATCCTCTTCCTCGTCGCGGCGGCCGTGACGAGCCGTTTCGGCGTCGAGGAGGGCCTCGTCCTCGCCGGCGGGGATTCCGTCACCGTCCAGCCGATCGGAACGCCCGACCTGCTCGTGCTCAAGAACTACGGGTTCGCCGCGCCCGGCCTCGAGACCGGCCAGGCGAGGGACTTCACGTCCGATCTCGCCGTCTTCCGCGACGGCCAGCTCCTCGCCCGCAAGGTCGTCCGGGTCAACGATCCGCTCACCGTCGCGGGCTTCACGTTCCACGAGAACGGGTACGTGCCGGCCCCCGTCCTCACGATCCACGGCAGCGACGGCTCGCTCCTCTGGGACGGTCCCATCTCGCTCACCCAGACCCTCGGCGGATCGCCGTACGCGACGATGGGCGTGCCGGGTCGCGACCTGGGGATCCGGCTCCTCCTCCGGACCGGCTCGGGCGGCATCGCGGCACTCCTCGTCCTCCCGTATCGGGCGACCGGCACCGCGGCGGACGGGACGGTGACAACGAACGACCTGTTCCCGATGGCCCTCGCGATCGGCGATACGGCGACGTCGCCGGACGCCGGGATCACGGCCACGCTCAAGCGGATCGAGGGGGCGACGGTCATCATCGCCAAGAAGGACCCCGGCGCGCCCATCGTCTGGTTCGCCTTCATCCTCCTCATCCTCGGGCTGCTCATCACGTTCTACCTGCCGCGTCGCCGGGTCTGGACGCGGATCGCCCCGGACGGCGATCTCCAGATCGTCGGCCGATCGGATCGGTATGTCGATTTCGAGCGGGAGTTCGGCCGGCTGCTCGACGATCTCGTCCGCGTCCGGTCCGCCTGACGAGGGTGGCCACCCTCGGCGAGCTCCATCGGGACCTCTTCCCGTCGGCGGTCGCACGGCTCGGATCGCTCGACGGTGAGCGGGCGATCGGCTGGGTCCGGGTCCTCAAGGCGCGAGTGCCCGCGTTCGACGCGCTGGACGCCGGCGATCTCGCGCTCGTCCCGCTGTCCGCGCTCGCGATCGTCGCCGCCGGGGCGACGGAGGTGGCAGCGCTCGCTGAGGGGCTCGCGCGCAGCGGTGTCTCGGGGGTCGTGCTCGTCGCCGGAGACGTGGGGGTGGCCTCCGATCGGGCGGGCATCCTCGGGTCCGCGGGGGCCGTCGGGCAGGCGGGCACCGTCGGCCAGGTGGCAGGCGTCGGGTCGGCGGCTGCCGTCGGTTCGGCGGGTGCCGTCGGTTCCGCCGACGCCCTCGGGCAGGCCCTCGAGCGGTCGCTCGCGGAGGTGGACGTCCCGACGATCGCGATCGCCGGGGTGGACGTCGCGTCGCTCGAGCGGGCGATCATCGGGTACCTCGTCAATCGCCGTGCCGAGCTCGAGCGCCAGGCATCGCTCCTCGAGGCGCAGCTGCAGCGGCTCGCCCTCGGCGAGAGCGATCTCCCCGCGCTCGTGCGGGCGATCGGCGCGTTCCTCGGCCGAGCCGTCGCGCTGGAGGGATCGCGCGGCGACACACTCGCCGTGGAAGCTCCGGCGGATGTCGTCGCCGCGGCCGCGGCGTCAGCCGGATACCTGACCCGGATCGGGACGGCGCGGGCTCGCTCCGTCGCCCTGCGGGTCTCGCTGCCGACCGCGAGCGGGCCGTCGGGCGCGCTGCTCCTGCTCGGCGAACGCCCGGTCGGCGAGCTCGAACGCGTCGTCGCCGAGCGGATCGCCGGGCTCGTCGCCCTCGAGATCGCCCGGGACGAGGCGGTCCGGCGAGCCCGCGACGATTCCCGGCGGCCCGAGACGCTCCCGCCGGACGGACCGGGCTGGGTCGTCCTCGTCGCCCGCCAGATCGTGCCCGGCGACGACGCTGGGCCCGCCGAACGAGAGCGCCTCCGGCGAGAGATCCAGCGTCTCGCTCCGGCGCGCCGGCTCGCCCTGCGCGGCGACGTCGGGAGCATCGACCTCCGCCTCGTGGCCAGCTGTCCCCAGGACGATCCGCTCGGCCTCATCATCGCCGGCCGGATCGCCGCCTTCATCGGCCGGCCGGTGGCCGTCTCACGGACGTTCATCGACCCGGACGATCGAGCGACCGCGGAGGCCGCGGCCCGCGGCGCGCTCGAGGCGGGCGAGGTCCTGTCCGGCCCGCCGGCGGTTCT
The window above is part of the Chloroflexota bacterium genome. Proteins encoded here:
- a CDS encoding helix-turn-helix domain-containing protein, with product MATLGELHRDLFPSAVARLGSLDGERAIGWVRVLKARVPAFDALDAGDLALVPLSALAIVAAGATEVAALAEGLARSGVSGVVLVAGDVGVASDRAGILGSAGAVGQAGTVGQVAGVGSAAAVGSAGAVGSADALGQALERSLAEVDVPTIAIAGVDVASLERAIIGYLVNRRAELERQASLLEAQLQRLALGESDLPALVRAIGAFLGRAVALEGSRGDTLAVEAPADVVAAAAASAGYLTRIGTARARSVALRVSLPTASGPSGALLLLGERPVGELERVVAERIAGLVALEIARDEAVRRARDDSRRPETLPPDGPGWVVLVARQIVPGDDAGPAERERLRREIQRLAPARRLALRGDVGSIDLRLVASCPQDDPLGLIIAGRIAAFIGRPVAVSRTFIDPDDRATAEAAARGALEAGEVLSGPPAVLRADRSPVYRLIGNLHNLPDGLRLSRALLAPLLSGRPTAERVRLATLRSVLDHGSLLAVAAELGVHRNTVAYRIRRLEALGGWDLADPELRLALGVALRIVQSVQD
- a CDS encoding cytochrome c biogenesis protein ResB; translated protein: MAVVGFVIRQLPGFALQAGPGSTDYITEMAKLHARYDPIFSPAGVGILERAQVFQVFNSAWFSGALALLLVSIVICTMNRMPRLWRQSVDVRVIQPDGFFDPFLPDRARMTAVTPTAVESVLRRHHFRVRAATAADGVRYLYGDRHQYTKLATLFTHMGLILFLVAAAVTSRFGVEEGLVLAGGDSVTVQPIGTPDLLVLKNYGFAAPGLETGQARDFTSDLAVFRDGQLLARKVVRVNDPLTVAGFTFHENGYVPAPVLTIHGSDGSLLWDGPISLTQTLGGSPYATMGVPGRDLGIRLLLRTGSGGIAALLVLPYRATGTAADGTVTTNDLFPMALAIGDTATSPDAGITATLKRIEGATVIIAKKDPGAPIVWFAFILLILGLLITFYLPRRRVWTRIAPDGDLQIVGRSDRYVDFEREFGRLLDDLVRVRSA
- a CDS encoding PLP-dependent transferase — translated: MHGFSTRAIRAATRAPHVEQQPNSVPIYQSATFSAADADELGEVASGRRPGYAYARIANPTDAALEAAIAEIHQAEDAEVFASGMAAIHAAIVSLVSAGDRIVCTRAVYGSTRSLLQNVVGRFGVTIDFVDATDLAAVETTLRAAPTRILYVETIANPTIVVTDIEALARLAHRHGAALVVDNTFASAYLCRPLALGADLVAESATKFMSGHSDVLGGVVVGDRARIRQVRALQVDTGATLAPFAAFLILRGLATLAVRMDRHTASATTLAAWLEGRPGVERVYHPSLASHPQADVCRRQLSAAGGMLAFELAGGRVAGRAFIDALTIPERTASLGSVHTIVAHPPSTTHRQLSDVELAETGIAPGLLRCSVGLEDVPDLCDDFAVALEAAAAAARTAGFVAGEGPAGTGDPAVGPVAALRP